In one Streptomyces sp. NBC_00597 genomic region, the following are encoded:
- a CDS encoding MarR family winged helix-turn-helix transcriptional regulator, giving the protein MGDTPDGTAPVHEPSLDEQIAVYQREFQDLDPQVEKVVSALSRLNRRMNVAYGRQTAALGISNAEWEVLKALVISGAPYRMGPSELAKQLGLTPAAMTHRIDRMTAEGLVTRERDESNRVRVIVELTDEGRSKWLDAMRAATVFEEDLLQDLSTAERGVLGDMLTRLLDRVEDLQSRS; this is encoded by the coding sequence ATGGGTGACACCCCCGACGGCACCGCGCCCGTCCACGAGCCGAGCCTCGACGAGCAGATCGCCGTCTATCAGCGCGAGTTCCAGGACCTCGATCCGCAGGTCGAGAAGGTGGTCTCGGCGCTCAGCCGGCTGAACCGCCGCATGAACGTCGCGTACGGACGCCAGACCGCCGCACTGGGCATCAGCAACGCGGAGTGGGAGGTCCTCAAGGCCCTCGTCATCTCCGGAGCTCCGTACCGGATGGGCCCGAGCGAACTCGCGAAGCAGCTGGGCCTCACGCCGGCTGCGATGACCCACCGGATCGACCGGATGACGGCGGAGGGACTGGTGACGCGCGAGCGGGACGAGTCCAACCGGGTCCGCGTGATCGTGGAACTCACGGACGAAGGCCGCAGCAAGTGGCTCGACGCGATGCGCGCGGCCACGGTCTTCGAGGAGGACCTCCTCCAGGACCTCTCCACGGCGGAACGCGGCGTGCTGGGCGACATGCTCACCCGACTCCTGGACCGCGTGGAAGACCTCCAGTCGCGGAGCTGA
- a CDS encoding NAD(P)/FAD-dependent oxidoreductase has product MVKAANSRGTDPGTPPRTRILVVGGGYVGMYTALRLQRKLRAGEAEVTVVSPEPYMTYQPFLPEAAAGSISPRHVVVPLRRVLGKCRIVIGEARTIDHAKRTVTVTTLATADEGTGAQEIEYDELVLAPGSVSRALPIPGLADYAIGFKTVEEAIGLRNHVIEQMDIASSTRDPALRDAALTFVFVGGGYAGVEALGELEDMARYAARYYHNVKPEDMKWVLVEASDHILPEVGPELGVYTIRELRRRGIDVRLETRLESCENRVAVLSDGARFPTRTVVWTAGVKPHPVLAASDLPRNERGRLTCTAFLTVDGVEHAWAAGDAAAVPDITADEPGRECAPNAQHAVRQAKVLADNLLASLRGELLTEYAHKYAGSVASLGLHKGVAHIYGRKLKAYPAWLMHRSYHLSRIPTFNRKMRVLAEWTLSGLFKREIVSLGSLEHPRAEFELAAGHGHRHPPPPPAPNPPKDSQG; this is encoded by the coding sequence ATGGTGAAGGCTGCTAACTCCCGGGGCACGGACCCCGGTACCCCGCCCCGTACGCGCATCCTCGTCGTCGGCGGGGGCTACGTCGGCATGTACACGGCGCTCCGGCTCCAGCGAAAGCTCAGAGCCGGCGAAGCCGAGGTCACGGTGGTCAGTCCCGAGCCCTACATGACGTACCAGCCCTTCCTCCCCGAGGCGGCCGCCGGCTCGATCTCCCCACGCCACGTCGTCGTCCCGCTCCGCCGCGTCCTCGGCAAATGCCGCATCGTCATCGGCGAGGCACGCACCATCGACCACGCCAAGCGGACCGTGACCGTCACCACCCTCGCCACCGCCGACGAGGGCACCGGCGCCCAGGAGATCGAGTACGACGAACTCGTCCTCGCCCCCGGATCGGTCTCCCGCGCCCTGCCCATCCCCGGACTCGCCGACTACGCCATCGGGTTCAAGACCGTGGAAGAGGCCATCGGCCTGCGCAACCACGTCATCGAACAGATGGACATCGCCTCCTCCACCCGCGACCCCGCCCTCCGCGACGCCGCCCTCACCTTCGTCTTCGTCGGCGGCGGCTACGCAGGCGTCGAGGCCCTCGGCGAACTGGAGGACATGGCCCGCTACGCGGCCCGGTACTACCACAACGTCAAACCCGAGGACATGAAGTGGGTGCTGGTCGAGGCCAGCGACCACATCCTCCCCGAGGTCGGCCCCGAACTCGGCGTCTACACGATCCGCGAACTGCGCCGCCGGGGCATCGACGTCCGCCTGGAAACCCGCCTCGAATCCTGCGAGAACCGCGTCGCCGTCCTCAGCGACGGCGCCCGCTTCCCCACCCGCACCGTCGTGTGGACCGCCGGCGTCAAACCGCACCCGGTCCTCGCCGCCTCCGACCTCCCGCGCAACGAACGCGGCCGCCTCACCTGCACCGCCTTCCTCACCGTCGACGGCGTCGAACACGCCTGGGCCGCCGGCGACGCCGCCGCCGTCCCCGACATCACCGCCGACGAGCCCGGCCGCGAATGCGCCCCCAACGCGCAGCACGCCGTCCGCCAGGCCAAGGTCCTCGCCGACAACCTGCTGGCCTCCCTGCGCGGCGAGCTCCTGACCGAGTACGCCCACAAATACGCGGGCTCCGTCGCCTCCCTCGGCCTCCACAAGGGCGTCGCCCACATCTACGGCCGCAAGCTCAAGGCCTACCCCGCCTGGCTGATGCACCGCTCCTACCACCTCAGCCGGATCCCCACCTTCAATCGGAAAATGCGCGTTCTTGCCGAATGGACCCTCTCGGGCCTCTTCAAGCGTGAGATCGTCTCCCTCGGCTCCCTCGAACACCCCAGGGCAGAATTCGAACTCGCCGCCGGACACGGCCACAGGCACCCCCCGCCCCCGCCCGCCCCCAACCCCCCGAAGGACAGCCAGGGCTGA
- a CDS encoding MFS transporter: MTKVMGAALRRIQAGNALTAFGIGFTVPFLYIYVAQVRGLGSMAATSAFVAFAVSALVALPFTGRVIDRRGPVPVVIGAAVAASVGALSLGLSTGIVPILLSALALGAGQAVMQPALATMIVWCSTPSTRTRAFALQFFMQNLGLGIGGLIGGQIVDESRPASFTLLFGIEAVMFLVLAGVILTVRMPHAPSIKDAVPRDESRAGSAWKRLLEHRAMVKLLVLGFVIFFACYGQFESGLAAFGTEAAGITPSTLGFALAANTGAIVVAQFVVLKLVEKRRRSRVIALVGLIWTVAWVIAGFSGLGHGSAVMAAAAFITTYALFGIGEAMLSPTLAPLVADLAPEGSVGQYNSAFALVKQMALALGPLGVPLGAGVPMLYVGVFVVVSLGIAGLALRLGKQLSAVQDKPSLLKGDVVTVVVPAAEPERVPA; encoded by the coding sequence GTGACCAAGGTGATGGGCGCTGCGCTGCGGCGGATCCAGGCCGGCAACGCGCTGACCGCGTTCGGCATCGGTTTCACGGTTCCGTTCCTCTACATCTACGTGGCGCAGGTGCGAGGTCTCGGTTCCATGGCGGCCACGAGCGCGTTCGTGGCCTTCGCCGTGAGTGCCCTGGTCGCGCTGCCCTTCACCGGTCGGGTCATCGACCGCCGGGGTCCCGTCCCCGTGGTCATCGGTGCGGCCGTCGCGGCCTCGGTCGGCGCCCTGTCGCTCGGGCTGTCCACCGGCATCGTGCCGATCCTGCTGTCCGCCCTGGCGCTCGGCGCCGGGCAGGCCGTCATGCAGCCCGCGCTGGCCACGATGATCGTGTGGTGCTCCACCCCGAGCACCCGGACGCGTGCCTTCGCCCTCCAGTTCTTCATGCAGAACCTGGGCCTGGGCATCGGCGGTCTCATCGGCGGCCAGATCGTCGACGAGAGCCGGCCCGCCAGCTTCACCCTGCTGTTCGGCATCGAGGCCGTGATGTTCCTGGTCCTGGCCGGGGTCATCCTCACCGTGCGGATGCCGCACGCCCCGAGCATCAAGGACGCCGTGCCGCGGGACGAGTCGCGGGCGGGCAGTGCCTGGAAGCGGCTGCTTGAGCACAGGGCCATGGTGAAGCTGCTGGTGCTGGGCTTCGTGATCTTCTTCGCCTGCTACGGGCAGTTCGAGTCGGGTCTCGCCGCCTTCGGTACCGAGGCCGCCGGGATCACCCCGTCCACCCTCGGTTTCGCGCTGGCCGCCAACACTGGTGCGATCGTCGTGGCGCAGTTCGTCGTGCTGAAGCTGGTCGAGAAGCGCCGCCGGTCCCGGGTGATCGCGCTGGTCGGCCTGATCTGGACCGTGGCGTGGGTCATCGCCGGGTTCTCGGGCCTGGGGCACGGCAGTGCGGTGATGGCCGCCGCGGCGTTCATCACGACGTACGCGCTCTTCGGCATCGGAGAGGCGATGCTGTCGCCAACGCTGGCGCCGCTGGTGGCCGACCTGGCGCCCGAGGGCTCGGTGGGCCAGTACAACTCGGCCTTCGCGCTGGTCAAGCAGATGGCACTGGCTCTCGGTCCACTGGGTGTGCCGCTGGGCGCGGGTGTGCCGATGCTGTACGTCGGGGTGTTCGTCGTGGTCTCGCTGGGGATCGCGGGGCTGGCGCTGCGGCTCGGCAAGCAGCTGAGCGCGGTGCAGGACAAGCCGTCGCTGCTGAAGGGCGACGTGGTGACGGTGGTCGTGCCGGCCGCCGAGCCGGAGCGCGTTCCCGCGTGA
- a CDS encoding sigma-70 family RNA polymerase sigma factor encodes MSVDGREEPLGGAGGEVGADNPVTRQVPAQRAPRRGRHAAPGYPGAELPPSDGDLIARMRGGDDGAYEELFLRHADSVRRYARTCCRDGHTADDLTAEVFARTLQAVRGGAGPDQSVRAYLLTTVRRVAAAWAKTSRREHLVEDFAVFAEQAASGSEGGGGLSGLSGGDTLELGADVRAMREAEQSLAMEAFRSLPERWQAVLWHTTVEDASPSAIAPLFGLSANATAVLARRAREGLKQAYLQAHVSSALSAGGDCSRYADRLGAYARGGLRMRAERGLRKHLEECAKCRLAAGELKDVNAGIPALLPVAVIGWFAAGYAAKAAGVVAGGAVAAGGAGAAAAAAGAGGSTAGAGAGAAGAGAAGGTAGAGAGAGAAGGGAAGAGSGVGGAVVSEGIGLPVKAAIAAGIAVAAAAGVVFALAGDDPVPGVQAQPAPSAAAPVVPLVPAPRTPAPVDAQPPSAQGSVPSGPGTAAAPTPAKPKAPAPAPPGSPAPVPSPTPSPVPSGSPVRPTPSPTPSRPVPKPPQGFKLAGLEHSVFGDHSGPELETSRSSWVWQRWGMRIADGRFAQGITVNSRSSVEITLNRQCTAFSARAGVDALSLFTDGTVRFSVYADGQRLWRSGALGFDDPAAAVDVPLAGRKTLRLVVEQAGQGSLPTLASWADAVISCR; translated from the coding sequence ATGAGCGTTGACGGTCGGGAAGAGCCGCTCGGTGGTGCCGGAGGCGAGGTCGGGGCGGACAACCCGGTCACACGCCAGGTCCCGGCCCAGCGCGCGCCGCGGCGCGGGCGGCACGCGGCGCCGGGGTATCCGGGAGCAGAGCTGCCGCCGTCCGACGGGGACTTGATCGCCCGGATGCGCGGGGGCGACGACGGCGCCTACGAGGAGCTGTTCCTCCGGCACGCGGACTCGGTACGGCGCTACGCGCGGACCTGCTGTCGCGACGGGCACACGGCCGATGACCTGACCGCCGAGGTGTTCGCCCGGACGCTGCAGGCGGTACGGGGCGGGGCCGGGCCGGACCAGTCGGTGCGGGCGTATCTACTGACCACGGTGCGGCGGGTCGCGGCGGCGTGGGCGAAGACGTCCCGGCGCGAGCATCTCGTCGAGGACTTCGCCGTGTTCGCGGAGCAGGCGGCCTCGGGATCCGAGGGTGGTGGCGGGCTGTCCGGGCTGTCCGGGGGCGACACCCTCGAACTGGGCGCGGACGTCCGGGCGATGCGGGAAGCCGAGCAGTCGCTGGCCATGGAGGCTTTCCGGAGCCTGCCCGAGCGGTGGCAGGCCGTGCTGTGGCACACCACCGTCGAGGACGCCTCGCCGAGCGCGATCGCACCGCTGTTCGGGCTGAGCGCGAACGCGACCGCCGTGTTGGCCAGGCGGGCCCGGGAGGGGCTCAAGCAGGCCTATCTGCAGGCGCACGTGAGCTCGGCGCTGAGTGCGGGCGGGGACTGCTCTCGGTACGCGGACCGGTTGGGCGCGTACGCCCGCGGCGGGCTGCGGATGCGGGCGGAGCGGGGGCTGCGCAAGCACCTGGAGGAGTGCGCGAAGTGCCGGCTGGCCGCCGGGGAGCTCAAGGACGTCAATGCGGGGATTCCCGCGCTGCTGCCGGTCGCGGTCATCGGGTGGTTCGCCGCCGGGTACGCGGCGAAGGCGGCCGGGGTGGTGGCCGGCGGGGCCGTCGCCGCCGGGGGCGCTGGGGCTGCCGCCGCGGCCGCGGGCGCGGGCGGGTCGACCGCCGGGGCGGGGGCCGGGGCCGCTGGTGCCGGGGCCGCCGGTGGGACTGCGGGTGCGGGGGCCGGGGCGGGGGCTGCCGGGGGCGGTGCCGCGGGCGCCGGGTCCGGGGTCGGCGGTGCGGTGGTGTCCGAGGGGATCGGGCTGCCGGTCAAGGCCGCCATCGCCGCCGGGATCGCCGTCGCCGCGGCCGCAGGGGTGGTGTTCGCGCTGGCCGGGGACGATCCCGTGCCGGGGGTCCAGGCTCAGCCCGCGCCGAGCGCGGCGGCGCCCGTGGTGCCGCTGGTCCCGGCTCCGCGCACGCCGGCTCCGGTCGATGCACAGCCGCCGAGCGCGCAGGGCTCCGTACCGTCCGGGCCGGGAACTGCGGCTGCGCCTACCCCTGCGAAGCCGAAGGCCCCGGCTCCGGCCCCGCCCGGGTCCCCGGCGCCCGTGCCCTCGCCGACGCCGAGCCCGGTACCGAGCGGGAGCCCGGTCCGGCCGACCCCGAGCCCGACCCCGTCGCGGCCCGTGCCGAAGCCGCCGCAGGGGTTCAAGCTGGCGGGGCTCGAACACTCCGTGTTCGGCGACCACAGCGGTCCGGAACTGGAGACCTCGCGCAGCAGCTGGGTGTGGCAGCGGTGGGGGATGCGGATCGCGGACGGACGGTTCGCGCAGGGAATCACCGTGAACTCCCGTTCCTCCGTGGAGATCACCCTCAACCGGCAGTGCACCGCGTTCTCGGCGCGGGCGGGCGTGGACGCCCTGTCGCTGTTCACGGACGGCACGGTGCGGTTCTCCGTGTACGCCGACGGGCAGCGGCTGTGGCGGTCGGGCGCGCTCGGGTTCGACGATCCGGCCGCCGCCGTGGACGTCCCCCTGGCCGGGCGCAAGACGCTGCGGCTGGTGGTGGAGCAGGCCGGCCAGGGCAGTCTGCCGACGTTGGCGAGCTGGGCCGACGCGGTGATCAGCTGCCGTTGA
- a CDS encoding helix-turn-helix domain-containing protein, translating into MNISDFHGSATALSTESNSRLMTGATTHGVGRSTPLRVDAQRNLEHVLRAAREVFGELGYGAPMEDVARRARVGVGTVYRRFPSKDVLVRRIAEEETARLTEQAKAALGQEEEPWQALSRFLRTSVASGAGRLLPPQVLRVGSAAEDGDDEAEAARVPHQRQAGVTGGAPELRVVGSRTPVEDEPSEDAGAGALLEVVGQLVDRAREAGELRGDVTVADVLLVIATAAPALPDAAQQAAASSRLLDILLEGLRSRTA; encoded by the coding sequence ATGAACATTTCCGATTTCCATGGTTCTGCGACCGCTCTCTCGACCGAGAGCAACAGTCGCCTGATGACGGGCGCCACCACGCACGGCGTGGGCCGTTCCACGCCGCTGCGCGTCGACGCCCAGCGCAACCTGGAGCACGTGCTGCGCGCAGCGCGCGAGGTCTTCGGCGAGCTGGGCTACGGGGCTCCGATGGAGGACGTGGCGCGGCGCGCCCGTGTCGGCGTCGGCACCGTGTACCGGCGCTTCCCGAGCAAGGACGTCCTGGTCCGGCGCATAGCCGAGGAGGAGACCGCCCGGCTCACCGAGCAGGCCAAGGCCGCGCTGGGCCAGGAGGAGGAGCCGTGGCAGGCCCTGTCGCGGTTCCTGCGCACCTCCGTGGCCTCGGGCGCCGGGCGGCTGCTGCCGCCGCAGGTGCTGCGGGTCGGGTCGGCGGCCGAGGACGGCGACGACGAGGCGGAAGCGGCGCGGGTGCCGCACCAGCGTCAGGCCGGTGTGACCGGCGGCGCTCCCGAGCTGCGCGTCGTGGGCTCGCGGACTCCCGTCGAGGACGAGCCCTCCGAGGACGCCGGCGCGGGTGCGCTGCTCGAAGTGGTCGGCCAGCTGGTGGACCGCGCCCGGGAGGCGGGTGAGCTGCGTGGCGACGTCACGGTGGCCGATGTGCTGCTGGTGATAGCGACGGCCGCTCCGGCACTGCCCGACGCGGCGCAGCAGGCGGCGGCTTCGTCCCGGCTGCTCGACATCCTGCTCGAAGGACTGCGCTCCCGGACGGCCTGA
- a CDS encoding ATP-binding SpoIIE family protein phosphatase, translated as MNFTRWSARFPGTQRRAAARSEHAAAQAKRGEGAVPAARGAAARPATAPDDSPADPTVSGTGSGAGPGTGLPAAAPSPDELSVREVLGLLPALVALVHGPEHRVAYVNDAYTAGFGPRPTGAPAHDALPELGELGLLPLLDQVQRSGKPRTAKNRTAPGGTSSYTVTCTPVEFPKAPTDGDADPHHTGVLIHLADVTDHAEAVERLRASERRQREAAVTLQRSLLPQELEQPDDLRIAATYQPGGTEAAVGGDWYDVITLGAGRTALVIGDVMGRGVRAAAVMGQLRTAVRAYARLDLPPHEVLQLLDGLAAEIDASQIATCVYAVHDPNEGLLAYASAGHLPILVRDEDGTVRRAADPTGPPLGTGGWLHTSGTIALGPGSTAVLYTDGLVERRGEDIDEGVAALERALSGAQGTPAVICDRLMRALGVDADHDDDVAVMVLQQPSRTGADAELFHNAALELLGGVEAAPRARAFASGVLASWRFPVELCDLGVLAASELVANSLQHGTPPMRLRLRRTNRRLIIEVTDGDDHLPRRRRAEPADETGRGISIIATIASSWGSRRTPGGGKAVWCEFALPDK; from the coding sequence GTGAACTTCACGCGCTGGAGCGCCCGTTTTCCCGGAACGCAGCGCCGCGCCGCCGCCCGGTCCGAACACGCCGCCGCCCAGGCCAAGCGGGGTGAGGGCGCCGTCCCGGCAGCCCGCGGTGCCGCCGCCCGCCCGGCCACGGCACCCGACGACAGCCCCGCGGACCCCACGGTCTCCGGCACGGGCAGCGGCGCGGGCCCGGGCACCGGCCTCCCCGCCGCCGCGCCCTCCCCCGACGAGCTCTCCGTACGGGAGGTCCTCGGCCTGCTCCCCGCCCTCGTCGCCCTCGTCCACGGCCCCGAACACCGTGTCGCCTACGTCAACGACGCCTACACCGCCGGCTTCGGCCCCCGCCCCACCGGCGCACCCGCCCACGACGCCCTCCCCGAACTCGGCGAGCTCGGCCTCCTCCCGCTGCTCGACCAGGTCCAGCGCAGCGGCAAGCCCCGCACCGCCAAGAACCGCACCGCCCCCGGCGGCACCAGCTCGTACACGGTCACCTGCACCCCCGTCGAATTCCCCAAGGCCCCCACCGACGGTGACGCCGACCCCCACCACACCGGGGTCCTGATCCACCTCGCCGATGTCACCGACCACGCCGAAGCCGTCGAACGGCTGCGCGCCAGCGAGCGCCGTCAGCGCGAAGCCGCCGTCACCCTCCAGCGCTCCCTCCTCCCGCAGGAACTGGAACAGCCCGACGACCTCCGCATCGCCGCCACCTACCAGCCCGGCGGCACCGAAGCCGCCGTCGGCGGCGACTGGTACGACGTCATCACCCTCGGCGCCGGCCGCACCGCCCTCGTCATCGGCGACGTCATGGGCCGCGGCGTGCGCGCCGCCGCCGTCATGGGCCAGCTGCGCACCGCCGTCCGCGCCTACGCCCGCCTCGACCTGCCCCCGCACGAGGTGCTCCAGCTCCTCGACGGCCTCGCCGCCGAGATCGACGCCAGCCAGATCGCCACCTGCGTCTATGCCGTCCACGACCCCAACGAGGGCCTGCTCGCGTACGCCTCCGCCGGCCACCTCCCGATCCTCGTCCGCGACGAGGACGGCACCGTACGCCGCGCAGCCGACCCCACCGGCCCGCCGCTCGGCACCGGCGGTTGGCTCCACACCTCGGGCACCATCGCCCTGGGCCCCGGCTCCACCGCCGTCCTCTACACCGACGGCCTGGTCGAACGCCGCGGCGAGGACATCGACGAGGGCGTCGCCGCCCTCGAACGCGCCCTCTCCGGCGCGCAGGGCACCCCCGCCGTCATCTGCGACCGCCTGATGCGCGCCCTCGGCGTGGACGCCGACCACGACGACGACGTCGCCGTCATGGTCCTCCAGCAGCCGAGCCGCACCGGAGCCGACGCCGAGCTCTTCCACAACGCCGCCCTGGAGCTCCTCGGTGGCGTCGAGGCCGCCCCCCGCGCCCGCGCCTTCGCGTCCGGAGTACTCGCCTCCTGGCGCTTCCCGGTCGAACTGTGCGACCTCGGCGTCCTCGCCGCGAGCGAGCTCGTCGCGAACTCCCTCCAGCACGGCACCCCGCCCATGCGGCTACGGCTGCGCCGCACCAACCGCCGCCTGATCATCGAAGTCACCGACGGGGACGACCACCTCCCGCGCCGCCGCCGCGCCGAACCGGCCGACGAGACCGGCCGCGGCATCTCGATCATCGCGACCATCGCCTCCTCCTGGGGCTCCCGCCGCACCCCGGGAGGCGGCAAGGCCGTCTGGTGCGAGTTCGCCCTGCCGGACAAGTAG